In Pseudomonadota bacterium, a single window of DNA contains:
- a CDS encoding energy transducer TonB, producing the protein DGTPLQIYSGNDVSVPVARGYNKNGYVRLRFDVDARGIPEDVTIVDQQPASGLYGKASTTTISSARYLAACQGGEPYAVSGYEEQMNWGLGRAGPPQVLVSP; encoded by the coding sequence AGACGGAACGCCCCTGCAGATCTACTCCGGCAACGACGTCTCCGTGCCCGTCGCACGCGGCTACAACAAGAATGGCTACGTGCGCCTACGCTTCGACGTGGATGCGCGGGGGATCCCCGAGGACGTCACCATCGTCGATCAACAACCGGCCTCGGGGCTCTACGGCAAGGCGTCCACCACGACGATCAGCAGCGCGCGCTACCTGGCCGCCTGTCAGGGCGGTGAGCCTTACGCGGTGAGTGGGTACGAGGAGCAGATGAACTGGGGGCTTGGTCGGGCAGGGCCGCCGCAGGTGTTGGTGTCGCCGTAG